A window of the Temnothorax longispinosus isolate EJ_2023e unplaced genomic scaffold, Tlon_JGU_v1 HiC_scaffold_34, whole genome shotgun sequence genome harbors these coding sequences:
- the LOC139824371 gene encoding uncharacterized protein: MLKHMRINFELLTDVDMVMFVERGIRGGLSQCSGRYAKANNKYMESYDSSKPSSYLMYFDVNNLYGWAMCKPLPYAEFRWVEDASNFDVNAIASDSPTGYILEADLEYPQNKHDAHADLPFCPMRDKPPGKRQDKLLATLHDKERYVIHYRNLQQCMCHGLRVTKIHRVLQFAQSEWLRSYIELNTKFRTQAKNEFEKTLYKLMNNTVFGKTMENVRNHVDVKLVMTWKGRYGAEAMIARPNFHSSSVFSENLVAIKLRKLEVKFDKPIYVGMCILDLSKVCLYEFHHDYMSPLYRDSCRIMYTDTDSLIYHIKCDDAYENMKHDIARFDTSDYAVDNAYDIPLVNKKVPGLMKDENNGVIMTELVGLRAKMYALRVDGKKDCKKAKGVKSNVIAPTITFDDYTRCLNDEIEMTRPQSCIRSKMHEVYTISETKIALSPYDDKRYIVPDSTDTLPWGHYRI; encoded by the coding sequence ATGTTGAAACATATGCGTATCAATTTTGAACTGCTGACCGACGTTGACATGGTCATGTTTGTCGAACGTGGTATTCGTGGTGGGCTGAGTCAATGTTCCGGCAGATACGCGAAGGCCAACAACAAGTATATGGAGTCGTACGATTCAtcgaaaccgtcgtcgtacctAATGTACTTCGATGTCAACAACTTGTACGGCTGGGCGATGTGTAAGCCACTGCCCTACGCGGAGTTTCGATGGGTCGAAGACGCGTCAAATTTCGACGTTAACGCGATCGCTTCGGATTCGCCTACGGGCTATATTCTCGAAGCCGATCTCGAGTATCCGCAGAATAAACATGACGCGCACGCtgacctaccgttctgtccgatGCGCGATAAACCGCCCGGCAAACGGCAGGACAAACTTCTCGCCACGCTGCACGATAAGGAGCGTTATGTCATCCATTATCGCAATCTGCAGCAGTGCATGTGCCATGGTCTACGCGTCACTAAAATACATCGCGTATTGCAATTCGCTCAATCTGAGTGGCTTCGCTCTTACATCGAACTCAATACAAAATTCAGAACACAAGCCAAAAATGAGTtcgaaaaaacattatataaattaatgaataacacTGTTTTTGGAAAAACAATGGAGAATGTACGAAACCACGTCGATGTAAAATTAGTGATGACGTGGAAGGgtagatacggcgcggaggcaATGATCGCGCGACCGAATTTCCACAGCAGTAGCGTGTTTTCTGAAAATCTGGTAGCCATCAAACTTCGCAAACTCGAGGTGAAATTCGACAAACCGATCTACGTCGGCATGTGCATCCTCGACTTGTCGAAGGTGTGCTTATACGAATTTCACCACGATTACATGTCTCCCCTGTACCGCGACTCGTGTAGAATCATGTATACCGACACGGACAGTTTGATTTATCATATCAAGTGCGACGACGCGTACGAGAACATGAAACATGATATAGCCCGGTTCGACACAAGTGACTATGCGGTAGATAACGCTTATGATATACCTctcgtcaataaaaaagtgcCGGGCCTGATGAAGGATGAAAACAACGGAGTCATTATGACCGAATTAGTTGGACTTAGGGCGAAAATGTACGCCTTGCGAGTCGATGGcaaaaaagattgtaaaaaaGCGAAAGGTGTCAAAAGCAACGTCATCGCGCCCACCATCACATTCGACGACTACACGCGGTGTCTGAACGATGAGATCGAAATGACTCGACCACAGTCGTGCATAAGATCGAAAATGCACGAAGTGTACACTATTAGCGAGACGAAAATCGCTCTGAGTCCGTACGACGATAAGCGATATATCGTGCCGGATTCGACCGATACGTTGCCGTGGGGACATTACCGAATATAA